The following proteins are co-located in the Psilocybe cubensis strain MGC-MH-2018 chromosome 5, whole genome shotgun sequence genome:
- a CDS encoding Delta(6)-protoilludene synthase (Delta(6)-protoilludene synthase STEHIDRAFT_73029), with translation MASTATLKASCYLIPDVLREWPYKRMINPYYRAAQEQSVKWLEGFRPFSPEAQIAFDKCDFSMLSKTSFCNNPDLLRSYCDLMNTFFVLDEYTDVTSVEDTQLLCEVSIDAIFNPDRPRADSDPLIGKIARQFWQGAMVHASHTTRERFMLSWKSYVDSIIIQASRRNNSRYICTFDEYMAARRDNIGSYPCFAFLEMSLNLDIPHEIMEHPTIVQLQKDTTDMILLFNDIASYKKEFLADDADYNAVTVVMHHHNVNVQDAVNWICDIHQEIANNFLKLRDEVKMKVNFPDFGEEINHQIEAYVDGLGNWVRGNEEWVFDSERYFGNRGWKIKETRTVSLTE, from the exons ATGGCCTCTACAGCGACTCTGAAAGCTTCATGTTACTTGATTCCTGACGTTCTACGGGAGTGGCCATACAAGCGCATGATAAACCCATACTACCGTGCGGCACAAGAACAGTCCGTGAAATGGTTGGAAGGATTCCGACCATTCTCTCCTGAGGCACAAATCGCTTTTGACAAATGTGATTTTAGTATGTTATCAAAGACTTCAT TTTGCAACAATCCAGACCTCTTGCGAAGCTACTGCGACCTGATGAACACATTTTTTGTGCTTGATGAATATACCGATGTTACAAGCGTCGAGGATACCCAATTACTTTGCGAAGTTTCAATTGATGCCATTTTCAATCCCGACAGGCCAAGAGCCGATAGTGATCCACTCATTGGTAAAATTGCACGCCA ATTCTGGCAGGGTGCAATGGTTCACGCTTCACACACTACTCGAGAACGTTTTATGCTCTCCTGGAAGTCCTATGTCGATTCAATCATTATTCAAGCTTCTCGACGCAACAATTCCCGTTATATCTGCACTTTCGACGAGTATATGGCCGCCAGACGCGATAACATTGGTTCCTACCCTTGCTTCGCATTTTTGGAGATGTCTCTCAACCTAGACATTCCACATGAGATCATGGAGCACCCTACTATCGTTCAGCTCCAAAAAGACACCACAGATATGATACTTCTTTTCAAT GACATTGCATCTTACAAGAAGGAGTTTCTTGCCGATGACGCAGACTACAACGCTGTCACAGTCGTGATGCACCACCACAATGTCAACGTTCAAGATGCAGTCAATTGGATCTGCGATATCCACCAAGAGATAGCAAATAATTTTCTGAAGCTCCGCGACGAAGTGAAGATGAAGGTCAATTTCCCAGATTTTGGAGAAGAAATAAACCATCAGATTGAGGCATACGTTGATGGACTTG GTAACTGGGTTCGTGGGAATGAAGAATGGGTATTTGACTCAGAAAG ATACTTTGGAAATAGAGGATGGAAAATCAAGGAGACTCGGACAGTCTCCTTGACAGAATAA